The proteins below come from a single Juglans regia cultivar Chandler chromosome 12, Walnut 2.0, whole genome shotgun sequence genomic window:
- the LOC118343991 gene encoding transcription factor IBH1-like, with protein MISKGATRNSNSRRVKFARRFVSALLHMRNRNPRPGSLSIEGVRTKSQRIKIAAYLSMAHAVGSRRAWSRAVLSKLGSRARRHMSRMGRSSLGSLKKKRVIRSYSPGELGQAKKLRQLVPGGKTMDICSLLEETAHYITCLATQVKVMQTLADNFSK; from the coding sequence ATGATCTCGAAGGGTGCAACCCGGAACTCCAACTCTCGCAGAGTCAAGTTTGCTCGTAGATTTGTTTCTGCTCTCTTGCATATGAGAAACCGAAACCCTAGACCCGGTTCCTTATCCATCGAGGGAGTTCGTACAAAAAGCCAGAGAATCAAGATCGCGGCTTATTTGTCAATGGCTCATGCAGTTGGATCGAGGAGGGCTTGGAGCAGGGCTGTTCTTTCCAAGCTTGGAAGCCGAGCAAGGCGCCACATGAGTAGAATGGGGAGGAGCTCTCTTGGcagcttgaagaagaaaagggtCATTAGGAGTTATTCCCCAGGAGAGCTAGGCCAAGCCAAAAAGCTTAGACAGCTTGTACCAGGTGGAAAAACAATGGATATATGCAGCTTGTTGGAGGAGACAGCCCACTATATAACATGCCTTGCCACCCAGGTTAAGGTCATGCAGACTTTAGCTGATAACTTCTCTAAATGA